Proteins from one Prevotella sp. E2-28 genomic window:
- a CDS encoding pectinesterase family protein, with amino-acid sequence MKHLKQVILVFILLVTVSLKAQIVVEAGNVESLLEAIDKANHQNEDSASQRLFVFIPNGVYDLGERTLTQIWGHNIALIGESMEGTIIRNAPSVENESISKTATLLNRGWNTYLQDLTLQNALDYYHSGAAGRAVCWQDKGNYTIFKRVRMLSYQDTYYSHSEECSHYFEDSELHGTVDFLCGAGDVYFNRCLIVTEKRNLDGSGENVIAAPRTSTSKWGYVFNHCTIRNDMSTFAFARGWHTNPRCVWLNTTLETPEKLMSTRFDPNGIRSVDNAFFEYNTMDANGRNITPNSNVVTFKVNDQQCEAETIMDKKQAKKFVLKNVFPKWQPDKKTRALEKQSTRMKKQYLKTAL; translated from the coding sequence ATGAAACACCTAAAACAAGTCATACTAGTATTCATTTTGCTTGTAACAGTATCGTTGAAGGCCCAAATCGTAGTTGAGGCTGGCAATGTCGAGAGTCTGCTTGAGGCTATTGACAAGGCGAATCATCAGAACGAAGATTCTGCATCTCAGCGTTTGTTCGTGTTTATTCCTAATGGAGTCTATGATTTGGGAGAGCGTACGCTGACTCAAATATGGGGGCATAATATCGCATTGATAGGCGAGAGTATGGAGGGTACAATTATCAGGAATGCACCCAGTGTGGAGAATGAAAGTATTAGCAAAACAGCTACACTGCTGAATCGTGGGTGGAACACATACCTGCAGGACCTGACGCTTCAGAATGCGCTGGATTATTATCACTCAGGGGCTGCAGGGCGCGCCGTCTGTTGGCAGGATAAGGGTAACTATACGATTTTCAAGCGTGTGAGGATGCTGTCATATCAGGACACCTATTATAGTCACAGCGAGGAGTGTAGTCATTATTTTGAGGACTCAGAACTGCACGGCACCGTCGATTTCCTTTGTGGTGCTGGCGATGTATATTTTAATCGTTGCTTGATTGTTACGGAGAAACGAAATCTGGATGGTAGTGGCGAAAATGTGATAGCTGCTCCACGTACATCAACGTCGAAGTGGGGCTATGTGTTTAATCATTGCACCATTCGTAATGATATGTCAACATTCGCCTTTGCCCGTGGCTGGCATACTAATCCGCGCTGCGTGTGGCTGAACACCACGTTGGAAACGCCAGAGAAGTTGATGAGTACACGCTTTGATCCGAATGGCATCCGCTCTGTAGATAATGCATTCTTTGAGTATAACACGATGGATGCCAATGGGCGTAATATCACCCCAAATTCGAATGTGGTGACATTCAAGGTCAACGACCAGCAATGTGAGGCCGAGACTATTATGGACAAAAAGCAGGCGAAGAAATTCGTGCTGAAGAATGTTTTTCCCAAGTGGCAGCCCGATAAGAAAACGCGCGCTCTGGAGAAGCAGAGCACGCGTATGAAGAAACAGTACCTAAAAACTGCGTTATAG
- the murF gene encoding UDP-N-acetylmuramoyl-tripeptide--D-alanyl-D-alanine ligase — protein sequence MDIKELYKLYQQHPCITTDSRDCPEGSIFLALKGEKFDGNLYAEGALQKGCAYAIVDNPEVAKDDRFILVENCLQTYKDLAREHRRQFNIPVIGITGTNGKTTTKELIKAVLSEKYNVLATEGNFNNDVGVPKTLFRLNKDHEIAIIEMGASHPGDIKTLVETAEPTCGLITNVGRAHLQGFGSFEGVVKTKGELYDYLRTREDGLVFVNADNDYLCDMLTDEMWCTPYSTDPDKQYACISGEVVSCDPLLKFRWRKPLMELEETGASQKWHKVQTNLIGAYNIDNLLAAIAVGINFNVDRKQIDHALENYVPTNNRSQLTETAHNRLIVDAYNANPSSMAAALENFQMVVPREGETKMAILGDMRELGEVSMEEHQKTVDLLAASSLKEVWLVGEEFGKTDTQFRKFKDVEEVKAEIQKNRPEGHLILIKGSNGTKLYQLPELL from the coding sequence ATGGACATTAAAGAACTATACAAACTCTATCAGCAGCATCCTTGTATCACAACGGATAGTCGCGATTGCCCTGAGGGGAGTATCTTTCTCGCTTTAAAAGGTGAAAAGTTTGATGGTAACCTGTATGCAGAAGGAGCCTTGCAAAAGGGCTGTGCCTATGCTATCGTAGATAATCCTGAGGTAGCTAAAGACGACCGTTTTATCCTCGTCGAGAATTGTTTGCAGACCTATAAGGATCTGGCCCGCGAGCATCGTCGCCAGTTCAACATCCCCGTGATTGGCATCACTGGCACAAATGGTAAGACCACCACTAAGGAACTTATCAAGGCAGTCTTGTCTGAGAAATACAACGTGCTGGCTACTGAAGGTAACTTCAATAACGATGTAGGTGTGCCCAAGACGCTGTTCCGCCTGAACAAAGACCACGAAATAGCCATCATTGAGATGGGCGCCAGCCATCCTGGCGACATCAAGACACTTGTTGAAACGGCAGAGCCCACCTGCGGACTTATCACCAACGTAGGTCGTGCCCATCTGCAGGGCTTCGGGTCGTTTGAAGGTGTCGTCAAGACAAAAGGCGAACTCTATGATTATCTGCGTACCCGTGAGGACGGACTTGTATTTGTCAATGCCGACAATGACTATCTGTGTGATATGCTGACCGATGAGATGTGGTGCACCCCCTACTCTACCGATCCCGATAAGCAGTATGCCTGCATCTCAGGTGAGGTAGTTAGCTGCGACCCACTATTAAAATTCCGTTGGCGCAAGCCCCTCATGGAATTGGAAGAGACTGGCGCTTCACAAAAGTGGCATAAGGTGCAGACCAACCTGATTGGTGCTTATAACATCGACAACCTGTTGGCTGCTATCGCTGTGGGTATCAATTTCAATGTAGATCGTAAGCAGATAGACCACGCATTGGAGAACTACGTACCCACCAACAACCGTTCACAGTTAACAGAAACTGCACACAACCGTCTTATCGTAGATGCTTATAACGCCAACCCATCAAGTATGGCTGCTGCCTTGGAGAACTTCCAGATGGTAGTACCTCGCGAGGGCGAGACCAAGATGGCTATCCTGGGCGATATGCGTGAACTGGGCGAAGTCAGCATGGAGGAACACCAAAAGACTGTTGACCTGCTGGCAGCTTCCAGCTTAAAGGAAGTTTGGCTTGTTGGCGAGGAGTTTGGCAAGACCGACACCCAGTTCCGTAAGTTCAAAGACGTAGAAGAGGTTAAGGCCGAGATACAAAAAAATCGTCCCGAGGGTCACCTTATTCTTATTAAGGGTTCCAACGGAACGAAGCTCTATCAGTTACCAGAACTACTATAA
- the folP gene encoding dihydropteroate synthase: MEYTLNIKGRLLELREPQVMGILNATPDSFFADSRKQTEREIAERADEIVAQGGTFIDVGAYSTRPGAAEVSVQEEMDRMRMALSVVRRVQPDVPLSIDTFRADVAKMAVEEFGADIINDVSEGADEAMFRMVARLRVPYILMSVQKDLHDTLMAFAKKVQILRDLGQKDIILDPGFGFGKTLEDNYRLMNEMEKLQVLGLPLLVGISRKSMIFKLLQSDQSKALNGTTVLNTISLMKGADILRVHDVKEAVECVKIFKALNS, from the coding sequence ATGGAATATACACTGAATATCAAAGGACGATTGCTGGAATTGCGTGAACCGCAGGTGATGGGTATCCTGAATGCGACACCCGATTCTTTCTTTGCGGATAGTCGGAAGCAGACGGAACGCGAAATAGCCGAAAGGGCAGACGAGATTGTGGCACAAGGTGGTACTTTCATTGATGTGGGTGCCTATTCCACAAGGCCCGGCGCAGCAGAGGTCTCCGTTCAGGAAGAGATGGACCGTATGCGTATGGCCTTGAGCGTAGTCAGACGTGTACAGCCAGACGTGCCCTTGTCTATAGACACCTTTCGTGCTGATGTGGCAAAGATGGCTGTCGAGGAATTTGGAGCTGATATCATCAACGATGTGAGTGAGGGTGCCGATGAGGCTATGTTCCGTATGGTGGCCCGTCTTCGTGTACCTTATATATTGATGTCAGTACAAAAGGACTTGCACGACACGCTGATGGCCTTTGCAAAGAAGGTGCAGATACTGCGTGATTTGGGACAGAAGGATATCATCCTGGATCCAGGCTTCGGCTTCGGAAAGACGCTGGAAGACAATTACCGCCTGATGAACGAGATGGAGAAACTGCAGGTGCTGGGATTGCCCCTGCTGGTGGGAATCTCACGAAAGTCAATGATATTCAAATTGCTGCAGTCAGATCAGAGTAAGGCGCTGAATGGCACAACGGTGCTGAACACTATATCCCTGATGAAGGGTGCCGATATACTGAGGGTTCACGATGTGAAAGAGGCCGTGGAATGTGTGAAGATTTTCAAGGCGCTTAACTCGTAA
- the cdaA gene encoding diadenylate cyclase CdaA: MIEFGIKDIIDILLVAIMLFYTYRLMRESRSLNIFVGIMIFILVWVFVSQVLEMKLLGAILDKLVSVGVIAIIVIFQEDIRKFLYNLGAHRRMRPLMRMFSLKHADEHDLAQRKKNVLPIVMAAMQMSKGKVGALIVMERNAPLDDIVATGDVIDAEVNQRLIENIFFKNSPLHDGAMIISKHRIKAAGCILPVSHDLDIPKELGLRHRAALGMSQESDALCVIVSEETGSISTARNGQFHLRLSAEELEAELTEQIK; encoded by the coding sequence ATGATTGAATTCGGAATCAAGGACATAATAGATATCCTGCTGGTAGCTATCATGCTGTTTTATACCTACAGGTTGATGCGAGAATCACGCTCGCTGAATATCTTTGTGGGTATCATGATCTTCATATTGGTATGGGTTTTTGTGTCTCAGGTTCTGGAAATGAAACTGCTGGGTGCTATCCTTGATAAACTGGTATCGGTAGGTGTCATAGCCATCATTGTGATTTTCCAGGAAGATATCCGTAAGTTCCTGTATAATCTTGGCGCCCATCGCCGTATGCGTCCGTTGATGCGTATGTTCTCGCTAAAGCATGCCGATGAGCACGACCTGGCTCAACGCAAAAAGAATGTCCTTCCTATTGTGATGGCTGCTATGCAGATGTCGAAAGGCAAGGTGGGCGCGCTGATAGTCATGGAGCGAAATGCTCCACTGGATGATATCGTGGCAACGGGTGATGTGATTGATGCAGAGGTAAACCAGCGACTGATAGAAAACATCTTCTTCAAGAACTCTCCCCTGCATGACGGCGCCATGATTATCAGTAAGCATCGCATCAAGGCCGCGGGCTGTATCCTGCCCGTGAGTCATGACTTGGATATCCCCAAAGAACTGGGATTGCGTCATAGGGCAGCACTTGGTATGTCGCAAGAGAGTGATGCGCTTTGTGTTATCGTATCAGAAGAGACGGGTAGTATCAGTACGGCTCGTAACGGACAGTTCCATTTGCGCCTTTCGGCTGAGGAGCTGGAAGCAGAGTTGACAGAACAAATAAAGTGA
- the pta gene encoding phosphate acetyltransferase has protein sequence MGLIEQIIARAKSNKQRIVLPEAEEERTLTAADRVLADDIADLILIGNPEKVHALAAEKGLKNIDKATLIDPLNYEKSEELAQLLQKLREKKGMTIEKARELVKDPLYLGCMIIKTEGADGQISGALSTTGETLRPALQIIKCAPGITCVSGAMLMITDKPEYGENGVLVFGDVAVTPMPDANQLSQIAVCTAQTAKSVAGFADPRVAMLSFSTKGSASHEVVDKVVEATKLAKELDPNLKIDGELQADAALVPSVGSKKAPGSDIAGKANVLVMPCLEVGNIAYKLVQRLAGATAIGPILQGIARPVNDLSRGCSVEDIYYLVAITACQAMDAKK, from the coding sequence ATGGGATTAATTGAACAAATCATTGCGCGTGCAAAGAGTAACAAGCAGCGCATTGTGCTCCCAGAAGCAGAGGAGGAGCGCACCCTGACTGCCGCTGACCGTGTGCTGGCAGATGACATTGCTGACCTAATTTTGATTGGTAACCCTGAGAAGGTACATGCTCTTGCAGCCGAGAAGGGCCTGAAAAACATCGACAAGGCAACCCTGATTGATCCGCTGAACTATGAGAAGAGCGAGGAACTGGCTCAGCTCTTGCAGAAGCTTCGCGAGAAGAAAGGCATGACTATTGAGAAAGCTCGTGAGCTGGTGAAGGATCCCCTTTATCTGGGTTGTATGATTATTAAGACCGAGGGTGCTGATGGCCAGATTTCTGGTGCGCTTTCAACAACGGGTGAGACCTTGCGTCCTGCTCTGCAGATTATTAAGTGTGCTCCTGGTATCACTTGCGTAAGTGGTGCTATGCTGATGATTACTGATAAGCCTGAATATGGCGAGAATGGTGTGTTGGTATTTGGTGACGTAGCCGTAACGCCAATGCCCGATGCTAACCAGTTGAGCCAGATTGCAGTCTGCACAGCTCAGACCGCTAAGAGTGTGGCTGGTTTCGCTGATCCCCGTGTGGCTATGTTGAGTTTCTCTACCAAGGGTTCTGCTTCTCACGAGGTAGTTGACAAGGTTGTTGAGGCTACGAAGCTGGCTAAGGAACTGGATCCTAACCTGAAGATTGATGGTGAGTTGCAGGCTGATGCAGCCCTTGTTCCTTCTGTAGGTTCTAAGAAGGCTCCTGGTTCTGATATCGCCGGTAAGGCCAACGTGCTGGTAATGCCTTGCCTCGAGGTAGGTAACATCGCTTACAAACTGGTGCAGCGTCTGGCTGGTGCTACTGCTATTGGTCCTATCCTGCAGGGTATTGCTCGTCCTGTAAACGACCTGAGTCGTGGTTGCTCTGTAGAGGATATCTACTATCTGGTAGCTATCACAGCTTGTCAGGCAATGGATGCAAAAAAGTAA
- a CDS encoding acetate kinase — protein MKILVLNCGSSSIKYALYNMDDKSVMTSGGAERVGLDNAFVKVKLANGEKKQIMHDIPEHTEGVKFIFSLLTDPEIGVIKSLDEIDAVGHRMVHGGEKFNKSVVLTDEVLKAFEECSDLAPLHNPANLKGVNAVKELMPGLPQVGVFDTAFHQTMPAKAYMYAVPYELYEKYGVRRYGFHGTSHRYVSARACEFLGIKAEGTKMITCHIGNGGSLAAVLDGKCIDTSMGLTPLEGLVMGTRSGDIDGGAVTFLEKKLGLDADGMSNLLNKKSGVAGITGGSSDMRDVENAAKAGEPRAVLAQQMYFYRIKKYIGAYAAAMGGVDVIVFTAGVGENQVSMRSEVCKGLEFLGVKFDDQKNQVRGEEAIISADDSKVKVVVIPTDEELMIATDTMNLL, from the coding sequence ATGAAAATCCTTGTATTAAATTGCGGTTCTTCGTCTATCAAGTACGCTCTGTACAACATGGACGACAAGAGTGTGATGACCAGTGGTGGTGCTGAGCGTGTAGGCTTGGACAACGCTTTCGTAAAGGTGAAGCTGGCTAATGGCGAGAAGAAGCAGATTATGCACGACATCCCTGAGCATACCGAGGGTGTGAAGTTTATCTTCTCTCTGCTTACTGATCCTGAGATAGGTGTTATTAAGAGTCTTGACGAGATTGATGCCGTTGGTCATCGTATGGTGCATGGCGGCGAGAAGTTCAATAAGTCAGTAGTGCTGACCGACGAGGTGCTGAAGGCCTTTGAGGAATGCTCTGACCTGGCTCCTCTGCACAACCCTGCTAACCTGAAGGGTGTGAATGCCGTGAAGGAGCTGATGCCAGGTCTGCCTCAGGTTGGTGTCTTTGATACCGCCTTCCATCAGACGATGCCTGCTAAGGCTTATATGTATGCTGTTCCTTACGAGCTGTACGAGAAGTATGGCGTACGCCGTTATGGTTTCCACGGAACCTCTCATCGTTATGTATCAGCTCGTGCTTGCGAATTCCTGGGCATCAAGGCTGAAGGAACCAAGATGATTACCTGTCATATCGGAAATGGTGGCTCTCTTGCTGCTGTGCTCGATGGCAAGTGTATCGATACCTCAATGGGTCTTACGCCTCTGGAGGGCCTCGTGATGGGTACCCGTTCTGGTGACATCGACGGTGGTGCTGTTACCTTCCTTGAGAAGAAACTTGGTCTCGATGCAGATGGTATGAGTAACCTGCTGAATAAGAAGAGTGGTGTAGCTGGTATCACTGGCGGTTCAAGCGATATGCGCGATGTAGAGAATGCTGCTAAGGCTGGTGAGCCTCGTGCCGTACTGGCTCAGCAGATGTATTTCTATCGTATTAAGAAGTATATCGGTGCTTATGCTGCCGCTATGGGTGGTGTTGACGTGATTGTCTTCACAGCCGGTGTAGGTGAGAATCAGGTCTCTATGCGCTCTGAGGTTTGCAAGGGCCTGGAGTTTCTGGGCGTGAAGTTCGACGATCAGAAGAATCAGGTTCGTGGCGAAGAGGCTATCATCTCAGCCGACGATTCTAAGGTGAAGGTTGTTGTAATCCCCACCGATGAGGAGCTGATGATTGCTACTGATACGATGAACCTGCTGTAA
- a CDS encoding UDP-2,3-diacylglucosamine diphosphatase, translated as MKSIYFLSDAHLGSWAIDHRRMQERRLVRFLDSIKDKAAAVYLLGDMFDFWYEFKYVVPKGYTRFLGKISELTDMGVEVHFFTGNHDIWAYDYLEKECGVIIHRQPQTIELYGKVFYLAHGDGLGDPDKKFKVLRWLFHSKFCQFALATVHPRWSIWFGLTWAKHSRIKHESNGTPPYLGEDREHLVLYTKKYIQYHSNVDFFIYGHRHIELDLQLTKKARILILGDWISQFTYAVWDGQHLFLQQYIEGESQV; from the coding sequence ATGAAATCGATTTATTTTTTATCTGATGCTCACCTCGGCTCTTGGGCTATAGACCACAGGCGGATGCAGGAGCGCCGATTGGTGCGTTTCCTTGACTCTATCAAGGATAAGGCCGCTGCCGTCTATCTACTGGGCGATATGTTCGACTTCTGGTACGAGTTTAAATATGTGGTGCCAAAGGGTTACACACGTTTCCTCGGCAAGATATCCGAACTGACCGACATGGGCGTTGAGGTACATTTCTTCACAGGCAACCATGACATCTGGGCCTACGATTACCTCGAAAAGGAGTGCGGCGTCATTATCCACAGACAACCACAGACGATAGAACTCTATGGAAAGGTGTTTTATCTGGCTCACGGTGACGGTCTGGGAGATCCTGATAAGAAATTCAAAGTGCTTCGCTGGCTTTTCCATAGTAAGTTCTGTCAGTTTGCCCTTGCTACGGTACATCCCCGTTGGAGCATTTGGTTTGGTCTGACCTGGGCTAAGCACTCACGCATCAAACACGAATCAAATGGAACACCCCCTTATCTGGGTGAAGACCGCGAGCATCTGGTGCTTTACACCAAGAAATATATCCAGTATCACTCAAATGTAGATTTCTTCATCTACGGTCACCGGCATATTGAACTGGACCTGCAATTGACGAAAAAAGCCCGCATCCTCATTCTGGGCGACTGGATCAGTCAGTTCACCTATGCCGTATGGGACGGACAACACCTGTTCTTACAGCAATATATCGAAGGAGAGAGCCAAGTATAA
- a CDS encoding four helix bundle protein codes for MPRKESILRHKSEMFADRIVKLQKFVGSQGENVMSKQIYRSGTSIGANIAESINAQSEADFINKLSIALKEANETEYWLARLHHAGYIDERGFVSMKKDNDELIKMLVQSIKTIKKRITI; via the coding sequence ATGCCAAGAAAAGAGAGCATTTTGCGTCATAAATCAGAAATGTTTGCCGACCGTATAGTCAAGTTGCAGAAATTCGTTGGCAGCCAAGGCGAAAATGTCATGTCAAAACAGATATACCGCAGCGGCACAAGTATCGGCGCTAACATTGCCGAAAGCATAAACGCTCAAAGCGAAGCAGACTTTATCAACAAGCTAAGCATTGCACTCAAAGAGGCCAACGAGACAGAATATTGGCTGGCGCGCTTACACCATGCGGGTTATATTGACGAACGGGGCTTTGTCTCAATGAAAAAAGATAATGACGAACTGATAAAAATGTTGGTCCAATCAATTAAGACAATAAAGAAAAGAATAACCATTTAG
- a CDS encoding metal-sulfur cluster assembly factor, giving the protein MLQEEKTKIEERIVDVLKTVYDPEIPVNIYDLGMIYKIDVQDDSSVELDMTFTAPNCPAADFILEDVRTKVESVEGVKSANVNLVFEPAWDQSMMSEEARVELGFD; this is encoded by the coding sequence ATGTTACAAGAAGAAAAGACAAAAATAGAAGAGCGGATCGTGGATGTGCTGAAGACCGTCTATGACCCAGAGATTCCCGTCAACATCTATGACTTGGGAATGATTTACAAGATTGACGTACAGGACGACTCATCCGTAGAACTGGACATGACGTTTACGGCCCCCAACTGTCCTGCTGCCGACTTCATCCTCGAAGATGTGCGCACCAAGGTAGAAAGCGTAGAGGGCGTCAAAAGCGCTAACGTCAACCTGGTGTTTGAACCCGCTTGGGATCAAAGCATGATGAGTGAAGAAGCTAGAGTGGAATTGGGGTTTGACTGA
- a CDS encoding M3 family metallopeptidase, which translates to MMMPFSACQQTQRENPLLQESELPFGAPDFTKIQTEDYLPAFEFAIQQTRDNIQAIVDNTDSATFENTILAYEESGRLLDRVSRVFFALTEADKTPEIGEIEKKVQPMLTDLQNEIAFNKPLFERIKKVYDHEYVSENQYARLNSEDRKLTEEIYKDFVRQGALLSDDKMARMKEINLRISDLQQQWGDLLQAAVNDAVVWVDKKEDLAGLSEADIAQCAKDAETRGGKAPYAIVIVNTTQQAILTNLDNRDLRKKVYEASIHRADGTNKHNTYAIVSEMAKLRAEKAEIMGYPNYAAYSLEKAMAKTPENVYAFLKDLIAQYTPKADAETKDIEEYARKTAGANFNLEPYDRFYYSAKMKKELLNISEDEVKPYFNVDSVLINGVFYAANRVYGLTFKERTDIPLYHPDMKAFEVIDKDGKTKALFYTDYFRRPTKRGGAWMDGFQKQSRQWNQLPIIFNVCNSAKAPDGQPSLLTWDEVTTMFHEFGHALHGILSDCQYNKLSGTSVARDFVEMPSQFNESFASIPEIFDNYARHYETGEPMPTDLKERMLSSINFQSAYALGENLAATCLDLAWHMLPSKDVPSAEEAAQFETEALRQIGLLNNQIPPRYRTSYFNHVWGGGYAAGYYSYLWTEVLAVNIADVFAQRGALNPATGQDMRDKILSRGNTGDLMKMFSDFTGMEQPDASSLLKARGL; encoded by the coding sequence ATGATGATGCCATTTAGTGCCTGTCAACAGACACAACGTGAGAACCCTCTGTTGCAGGAGAGTGAGCTCCCCTTTGGTGCTCCTGACTTCACCAAGATTCAGACAGAAGACTATCTGCCTGCTTTCGAGTTCGCCATCCAACAGACACGCGACAACATCCAGGCTATCGTTGATAATACAGACTCGGCTACGTTCGAGAACACCATCCTTGCCTACGAGGAAAGCGGACGACTGCTCGACCGCGTCAGTCGTGTGTTCTTCGCGCTGACAGAGGCCGACAAGACACCTGAGATCGGCGAGATAGAAAAGAAGGTACAACCCATGCTGACCGACCTTCAAAACGAGATTGCCTTCAATAAGCCTCTCTTCGAGCGCATCAAGAAGGTGTACGACCACGAATATGTATCTGAAAATCAGTATGCACGTCTCAATAGTGAAGACCGCAAGCTGACAGAGGAGATCTACAAGGACTTCGTACGCCAGGGTGCTCTTTTGTCTGACGACAAGATGGCGCGTATGAAGGAAATCAACCTGCGCATCTCTGACCTGCAGCAGCAATGGGGCGACTTGTTGCAAGCTGCCGTAAACGATGCTGTGGTATGGGTCGATAAGAAAGAAGACCTGGCAGGACTCTCTGAGGCCGACATCGCCCAGTGCGCCAAGGATGCAGAGACACGTGGCGGCAAGGCTCCCTATGCTATCGTCATAGTCAATACCACTCAGCAGGCCATCCTCACCAATCTGGACAATCGCGACCTGCGTAAGAAGGTCTATGAGGCCAGCATCCATCGTGCTGACGGCACCAATAAGCACAACACTTATGCTATTGTGAGTGAGATGGCTAAACTTCGTGCTGAGAAAGCTGAAATTATGGGGTATCCCAACTATGCCGCCTATTCTCTGGAAAAGGCTATGGCAAAGACACCCGAAAACGTCTATGCCTTCTTGAAGGACCTCATCGCACAATACACACCAAAGGCAGATGCTGAGACGAAAGATATTGAGGAATATGCTCGTAAGACGGCAGGTGCCAACTTCAACCTGGAGCCTTACGACCGTTTCTACTATTCTGCCAAGATGAAGAAGGAGCTGCTGAACATCTCCGAGGATGAGGTTAAGCCTTATTTCAATGTAGATAGCGTACTGATTAATGGCGTATTCTATGCTGCCAACCGCGTCTATGGACTCACCTTTAAGGAGCGTACAGACATCCCCCTCTACCATCCTGATATGAAAGCCTTCGAAGTCATCGATAAGGACGGCAAGACTAAAGCCCTCTTCTATACCGACTATTTCCGTCGCCCCACAAAACGTGGCGGTGCCTGGATGGATGGTTTCCAGAAACAGAGTCGCCAGTGGAACCAGTTACCTATTATATTTAATGTATGTAACAGCGCCAAGGCCCCCGATGGTCAGCCCTCATTGCTGACTTGGGACGAGGTAACCACTATGTTCCATGAGTTTGGCCATGCCCTTCACGGCATCCTCTCAGACTGTCAGTATAACAAGTTGAGTGGTACCAGCGTAGCCCGCGACTTCGTGGAGATGCCCTCACAGTTCAATGAGTCATTTGCCTCTATCCCTGAGATCTTCGACAACTATGCCCGTCATTATGAGACAGGCGAGCCGATGCCTACAGACCTGAAGGAGCGTATGCTGAGCAGCATCAACTTCCAGAGTGCCTATGCCCTTGGCGAGAACCTGGCTGCCACCTGTCTGGATCTGGCTTGGCATATGCTGCCCTCTAAGGATGTTCCATCTGCCGAAGAAGCTGCACAGTTCGAGACCGAGGCCCTGCGCCAGATTGGCTTGCTCAACAATCAGATTCCCCCACGCTATCGCACCAGCTACTTCAACCACGTATGGGGTGGCGGCTATGCAGCTGGCTACTACAGTTATCTGTGGACCGAAGTGCTGGCAGTCAACATCGCCGATGTCTTTGCACAACGTGGCGCATTGAACCCCGCAACTGGCCAAGACATGCGTGACAAGATACTGAGTCGTGGTAATACAGGCGACCTCATGAAAATGTTCTCTGACTTCACCGGTATGGAGCAGCCCGATGCCTCCAGTCTTCTGAAAGCGCGTGGACTCTAA
- the radC gene encoding DNA repair protein RadC — protein MKPTNAVEKAIDTKLNINQWAEEDRPREKMERLGAQSLSDAELLAILIGSGSPKEDAVSLMKRILADCNNNLNTLGKKSIHDLCQYNGVGPAKAITIMAACELGKRRQMETAEERPDLGTATRIYNHMHPVMQDLDVEEFWILLMNQNYRLIKKLRIAHGGISEVSVDIRIIIREAVLCNATILAVCHNHPSGNLRPSRNDDNLTKSIQQACNVMRIKFLDHVIITDGCYYSYNEEGKI, from the coding sequence GTGAAACCAACGAACGCTGTAGAGAAAGCAATAGATACAAAACTAAATATCAACCAATGGGCCGAAGAAGACCGACCTCGTGAAAAGATGGAGCGATTGGGCGCTCAGTCATTAAGCGATGCTGAGCTGTTGGCTATTCTGATTGGCTCTGGTTCACCTAAGGAAGATGCTGTATCGCTGATGAAACGCATCCTTGCCGACTGCAACAACAACCTGAACACGCTGGGCAAGAAAAGCATCCATGACCTGTGCCAATACAATGGCGTGGGACCTGCGAAAGCCATCACCATTATGGCTGCCTGCGAACTGGGCAAGCGCCGACAGATGGAAACTGCAGAGGAGAGACCCGACCTGGGTACTGCCACGAGAATCTACAACCACATGCATCCCGTGATGCAGGACTTGGACGTAGAGGAGTTCTGGATTCTGCTGATGAACCAGAACTATCGTCTCATCAAAAAGCTGCGTATTGCTCACGGCGGCATCTCTGAGGTTAGCGTTGATATACGTATCATCATTCGCGAGGCCGTGCTCTGCAACGCCACCATATTGGCAGTCTGTCATAACCACCCATCGGGCAACCTCAGACCTAGCCGCAATGATGACAACCTAACCAAGAGCATCCAGCAGGCTTGCAACGTGATGCGTATCAAGTTCCTAGACCACGTCATCATTACCGATGGATGCTATTACTCCTACAACGAGGAAGGGAAGATTTGA